In a genomic window of Pseudomonas mohnii:
- a CDS encoding TDT family transporter: MTCPNTLKPGIKPFSHLQHPREVIRQFTPNWFAATMGTGVLALALAQLPVASPGLRALAEVVWLFNIVLFALFTALYAARWVLFFNEARRIFGHSTVSMFFGTIPMGLATIINGFLVFGLPRFGEGVIQVAEALWWLDVAMSLACGVLIPYMMFTRQEHSIDQMTAVWLLPVVAAEVAAASGGLLAPHLVDAHSQLVVLVTSYVLWAFSLPVAFSILTILLLRMALHKLPHENMAASSWLALGPIGTGALGMLLLGADAPVIFAVNGLPGIGEIAAGLGLVAGITLWGFGLWWMLMAVLITLRYLRGGIPFNLGWWGFTFPLGVYSLATLKLASTLHLSFFSVFGCVLVSLLAVMWLIVAKRTVQGAWRGELFVSPCIAGLKK; this comes from the coding sequence ATGACATGCCCCAACACCCTCAAGCCCGGTATCAAGCCGTTCAGCCACCTGCAGCACCCGCGCGAAGTCATTCGCCAGTTCACCCCGAACTGGTTCGCCGCCACCATGGGCACCGGAGTGCTGGCGTTGGCGTTGGCACAATTGCCCGTCGCCAGTCCCGGTTTACGCGCTCTTGCCGAAGTGGTCTGGCTGTTCAACATCGTTCTGTTCGCCTTGTTCACAGCCTTGTACGCGGCGCGCTGGGTGTTGTTTTTCAACGAGGCCCGGCGGATTTTTGGCCACTCCACGGTTTCGATGTTTTTCGGCACGATTCCCATGGGCCTGGCGACCATCATCAACGGTTTTCTGGTATTTGGCCTGCCGCGTTTTGGCGAAGGCGTGATCCAGGTGGCCGAAGCGTTGTGGTGGCTTGATGTGGCGATGTCTTTAGCGTGTGGTGTGTTGATTCCCTACATGATGTTCACCCGCCAGGAACACAGCATCGACCAAATGACCGCGGTTTGGCTGTTGCCGGTGGTGGCGGCGGAAGTGGCGGCTGCCAGTGGTGGCCTGCTGGCGCCGCATCTGGTCGATGCCCACTCGCAACTGGTGGTACTGGTGACCAGCTACGTGCTCTGGGCATTTTCCCTGCCCGTGGCGTTCAGCATTCTGACGATTCTGTTGCTGCGCATGGCGCTGCATAAACTGCCTCACGAAAACATGGCCGCTTCGAGTTGGCTGGCACTCGGGCCGATTGGTACGGGGGCGCTGGGCATGTTGCTGTTGGGTGCCGATGCACCGGTCATTTTTGCCGTCAACGGTTTGCCGGGTATCGGTGAGATCGCTGCCGGGCTGGGGCTGGTCGCCGGGATCACACTGTGGGGCTTTGGCCTGTGGTGGATGCTAATGGCTGTGCTGATCACTCTGCGCTATCTGCGTGGAGGCATCCCTTTCAACCTCGGCTGGTGGGGGTTCACCTTTCCGTTGGGCGTCTATTCCCTGGCAACGCTGAAACTGGCCAGCACTTTGCACCTGTCGTTTTTCAGTGTCTTCGGTTGTGTGCTGGTGAGTTTGCTGGCCGTGATGTGGCTGATCGTCGCCAAACGCACCGTGCAGGGCGCCTGGCGCGGTGAGCTGTTTGTCTCGCCGTGCATTGCAGGATTGAAGAAATAA
- a CDS encoding FKBP-type peptidyl-prolyl cis-trans isomerase, with protein MKQHRLAAAVALVSLVLAGCDSQTSVELKTPAQKASYGIGLNMGKSLAQEGMDDLDSKAVAQGIEDAVGKKEQKLKDEELVEAFAALQKRAEERMAKMSEESAAAGKKFLEENAKKAGVVTTASGLQYEVVKKADGAQPKPTDVVTVHYTGKLTNGTVFDSSVERGSPIDLPVSGVIPGWVEGLQLMHVGEKYKLYIPSELAYGAQSPSPAIPANSVLVFDLELLGIKDPAKEDAAK; from the coding sequence ATGAAACAGCATCGGTTGGCGGCGGCGGTGGCCCTGGTTAGCCTGGTACTTGCGGGTTGCGACTCGCAGACCAGCGTAGAGCTGAAAACCCCGGCGCAAAAGGCTTCCTACGGCATTGGCCTGAATATGGGCAAGAGCCTGGCTCAGGAAGGCATGGATGACCTGGATTCCAAAGCCGTAGCCCAGGGCATCGAAGATGCCGTCGGCAAGAAAGAACAGAAACTGAAAGATGAAGAGCTGGTTGAAGCCTTCGCAGCGCTGCAAAAGCGTGCCGAAGAACGTATGGCCAAGATGAGCGAAGAGTCGGCAGCCGCCGGCAAAAAATTCCTCGAAGAAAACGCCAAGAAAGCCGGCGTCGTGACCACCGCTTCGGGCTTGCAGTACGAAGTCGTCAAGAAAGCCGATGGCGCTCAGCCAAAGCCGACTGATGTAGTGACTGTCCACTACACCGGCAAGCTGACCAACGGCACCGTTTTCGACAGCTCCGTCGAGCGCGGCAGCCCGATCGATCTGCCGGTTAGCGGCGTGATTCCGGGTTGGGTTGAAGGCTTGCAACTGATGCACGTCGGTGAGAAGTACAAGCTGTACATTCCTAGCGAACTGGCTTACGGCGCACAAAGCCCAAGCCCGGCGATTCCGGCCAACTCGGTGCTGGTGTTCGACCTGGAACTGCTGGGGATCAAGGATCCAGCAAAAGAAGACGCTGCCAAGTAA
- a CDS encoding bile acid:sodium symporter family protein — translation MRALAALSRFVGNTFAYWVLIFAVVAFLQPAWFIGLKGAIVPLLGLVMFGMGLTLKLEDFAEVARHPWRVALGVVAHFVIMPGVAWLLCQAFHLPPEIAVGVILVGCCPSGTSSNVMTWLARGDLALSVAIAAVTTLLAPLLTPALIWLLASAWLPVSFMELFWSILQVVLLPIVLGVVAQRLLGDRVRHAVDVLPLVSVVSIVIIVTAVVAASQAKIAESGLLIMAVVMLHNSFGYLLGYFTGRLFKLPLAQRKSLALEVGMQNSGLGAALASAHFSPLAAVPSALFSVWHNISGALLSTYFRRMSEKEDRKIAARQATD, via the coding sequence ATGCGCGCACTGGCTGCATTGAGTCGCTTTGTCGGCAACACCTTCGCTTACTGGGTACTGATATTCGCCGTGGTGGCGTTTCTGCAACCGGCATGGTTCATCGGCCTGAAGGGTGCCATCGTGCCGCTGCTGGGGTTGGTGATGTTCGGCATGGGCCTGACCCTCAAGCTCGAAGACTTCGCCGAAGTCGCTCGCCATCCATGGCGCGTGGCCCTGGGCGTGGTCGCACATTTCGTGATCATGCCCGGCGTGGCGTGGTTACTCTGCCAGGCGTTCCATCTGCCGCCCGAAATCGCCGTCGGCGTGATCCTGGTCGGCTGTTGCCCAAGCGGCACCTCATCGAACGTGATGACCTGGCTGGCACGCGGCGATCTGGCCCTGTCGGTGGCCATCGCCGCCGTCACCACCCTCCTCGCCCCACTGCTGACGCCGGCATTGATCTGGCTGTTGGCCTCGGCCTGGTTGCCGGTGTCGTTCATGGAGCTGTTCTGGTCGATCCTGCAAGTGGTGCTGCTGCCGATCGTACTCGGCGTCGTTGCCCAGCGCCTGCTGGGTGATCGGGTTCGCCACGCGGTGGACGTGTTGCCGCTGGTGTCGGTGGTCAGCATCGTGATCATCGTCACAGCCGTGGTTGCCGCCAGCCAGGCGAAGATTGCCGAGTCCGGCTTGCTGATCATGGCGGTAGTCATGCTGCACAACAGCTTCGGCTATCTGCTGGGCTACTTCACCGGGCGCCTGTTCAAGTTGCCATTGGCTCAGCGCAAGTCACTGGCGCTGGAAGTCGGCATGCAGAACTCAGGTTTGGGGGCAGCCCTGGCCAGTGCGCACTTCTCGCCACTGGCGGCGGTGCCGAGTGCATTGTTCAGCGTGTGGCACAACATTTCCGGGGCGTTGCTCTCGACGTATTTCCGTCGCATGAGCGAGAAGGAAGACCGGAAAATTGCGGCTCGGCAAGCCACCGATTGA
- a CDS encoding di-heme-cytochrome C peroxidase — protein sequence MRLFFRLLMLIVILVGLCLAVVLYYVANPKLPAWSPAQQVHYLDQWSDTDRQTYYFTPQGTQVKGLHYDWFTALELPFSQQRFASPEYLARFGFLIDPNQKPTPNNPGNLPVGFARHKNPGSADTFLDITCAACHTGELRFKGQAVRIDGGSAQHVLPSSVPTLQGGSFGQALVASLAATYYNPWKFERFARQVLGQDYDARRQQLRDEFKGSLDTFLKVAWNDTHRGLYPTEEGPGRTDAFGRIANASFGDAITPENYRVADAPVDYPQLWDMWTFDWVQWNGSAQQPMARNIGEALGVGATLNFFDRNRQPLKGDDRYPSSVRVRDLHLIEETLQRLAPPAWPEELLGPIDKPLAAKGRALFSENCAGCHVPRTTQGEGRYVQHLKMLPVEYIGTDPGAANNIANHRFDLTALQWSQTDLDQLDVEPKPEAPLDLSQMSVAKGLAYVTAFVENRAYREAGITPAERPEMDGFGLPIGVRELRAYKARPLAGVWATAPFLHNGSVPSLYQLLSPQDERSTTFYKGTFEYDPRHLGYRTEAFTNGFVFDTRITGNHNSGHEFRAGKLGNGVIGRLLQPQERWALLEYLKVLGGPLESQLP from the coding sequence TTGCGCCTCTTCTTCCGTTTGCTGATGCTGATCGTAATCCTGGTCGGGCTGTGTCTGGCCGTGGTCCTGTATTATGTCGCCAACCCGAAACTACCGGCCTGGTCACCTGCGCAACAGGTGCATTACCTAGACCAATGGAGCGATACCGACCGTCAGACCTACTACTTCACACCTCAGGGCACGCAGGTCAAAGGCCTGCACTACGATTGGTTCACGGCGCTTGAGCTGCCCTTCTCGCAGCAACGATTCGCCTCTCCTGAATACCTCGCACGCTTCGGCTTTTTAATCGATCCCAATCAGAAACCCACGCCGAACAACCCCGGAAATCTTCCGGTGGGCTTTGCCCGGCACAAAAATCCCGGAAGCGCGGATACGTTTCTGGATATTACCTGTGCCGCCTGCCATACCGGGGAACTGCGTTTCAAAGGCCAAGCCGTGCGCATCGATGGCGGTTCGGCGCAACATGTCCTGCCCTCGAGCGTGCCTACACTACAAGGTGGCAGTTTCGGACAAGCCTTGGTAGCGAGCCTGGCAGCGACTTATTACAACCCCTGGAAATTCGAACGTTTCGCACGTCAGGTGCTGGGGCAGGATTACGACGCCCGGCGCCAGCAACTGCGCGACGAATTCAAAGGCTCGCTCGATACTTTCTTGAAAGTGGCCTGGAACGACACCCATCGCGGGCTCTACCCGACTGAAGAAGGGCCGGGGCGTACGGATGCTTTCGGGCGCATCGCCAATGCCAGTTTCGGCGATGCCATTACCCCCGAAAATTATCGCGTAGCCGACGCCCCGGTGGACTATCCACAGCTATGGGATATGTGGACATTCGACTGGGTGCAATGGAACGGCTCGGCGCAGCAGCCCATGGCTCGCAATATCGGCGAAGCCTTGGGTGTAGGCGCCACGCTGAATTTTTTCGACCGTAATCGGCAACCGCTCAAGGGCGATGATCGTTACCCTTCCAGCGTCCGGGTGCGTGATTTGCATCTGATCGAAGAAACCCTGCAACGGCTCGCACCGCCCGCCTGGCCCGAAGAACTGTTGGGGCCCATCGACAAACCCTTGGCCGCAAAAGGTCGCGCACTGTTCAGCGAAAACTGCGCCGGCTGCCACGTCCCGCGGACGACTCAAGGCGAAGGACGATATGTGCAACACCTGAAAATGCTCCCGGTGGAATACATCGGCACCGACCCCGGCGCTGCCAACAACATTGCCAATCATCGCTTCGACCTGACGGCGCTGCAGTGGAGTCAAACCGACCTTGATCAACTGGATGTCGAACCCAAACCTGAAGCCCCCCTTGATCTGAGCCAGATGTCGGTGGCCAAAGGGCTGGCCTATGTCACAGCGTTTGTGGAAAACCGGGCCTATCGCGAGGCCGGCATCACACCCGCCGAGCGACCTGAAATGGATGGATTCGGCTTGCCGATCGGTGTTCGCGAGTTACGCGCCTACAAGGCCCGGCCATTGGCGGGGGTCTGGGCGACAGCGCCGTTCCTGCACAACGGCTCGGTGCCAAGCCTTTATCAATTGCTTTCGCCTCAGGATGAACGCTCAACCACCTTTTACAAAGGCACGTTCGAGTACGACCCGAGGCACCTGGGCTATCGCACCGAAGCCTTTACCAATGGCTTTGTGTTTGACACGCGCATTACCGGCAACCACAACAGCGGCCACGAGTTCCGCGCCGGCAAGCTTGGCAACGGCGTGATCGGCCGACTGCTGCAACCACAGGAGCGCTGGGCACTGCTGGAGTATCTGAAGGTGCTGGGCGGCCCTCTTGAGTCGCAATTGCCATGA
- the sugE gene encoding quaternary ammonium compound efflux SMR transporter SugE yields MSWIILFFAGLFEVGWAVGLKYTDGFSRPLPTALTVAAMGVSLGLLGLAMKELPLGTAYAIWTGVGAVGTVIAGIILFGESMALVRLASVALIIAGLVGLKVSA; encoded by the coding sequence ATGTCCTGGATCATTCTGTTTTTCGCCGGCCTGTTCGAAGTCGGCTGGGCAGTCGGCCTGAAATACACCGACGGTTTCAGCCGCCCTCTCCCCACCGCACTGACCGTTGCAGCCATGGGCGTCAGCCTTGGCTTGTTGGGCCTTGCCATGAAGGAACTGCCGCTGGGCACGGCCTATGCGATCTGGACCGGTGTCGGCGCCGTCGGCACGGTGATCGCCGGGATCATCCTGTTTGGCGAGTCCATGGCGCTGGTGAGGCTGGCCAGTGTGGCATTGATTATTGCCGGACTGGTTGGGCTCAAGGTCAGCGCGTAA
- a CDS encoding MFS transporter: MSSSHSNRASLWFLAITLLSFLAASTAPTPLYHLYQEQLQFSAAILTLVFAVYALSLLVALLTVGSLSDHLGRKPVIFTAVLLNIVAMLLFIQADSVGWLISARVLQGFATGMATAVLSATLLDTDRQQGPLINSVAPLIGMALGGMGCGLLAEFAPAPLHLTYWLLLVLFVMQALYVWRLPETVSRQPGAWASLRPTLHVPVQARSTLWRVLPLNTATWALGGFYASLAPSLVRTATGSTSNLIGGATVAVLTLTGASMIFTLRNWPAGRALQLGAGSLATGVALILLGAHGASLPLFFLGTLVAGCGFGAGFLGALRSVVPLALPHERAGLMSAYYVLSYLAFCLPSLLAGNLARTFGLMATTEGYGVVLILLALGAWLAHWLRRSSGACSAAGQP, encoded by the coding sequence ATGTCCAGTTCTCATTCAAACCGTGCAAGCCTGTGGTTCCTGGCAATCACTTTGCTCAGTTTTCTCGCCGCCTCCACGGCACCCACGCCGTTGTACCATCTGTACCAGGAGCAACTGCAGTTTTCGGCCGCCATCCTGACGCTTGTTTTTGCGGTATACGCCCTCAGTCTGCTGGTCGCGTTGCTGACGGTGGGGTCGCTGTCGGACCACCTTGGACGCAAACCGGTCATTTTCACTGCGGTACTGCTGAACATTGTCGCGATGCTGCTATTTATCCAGGCCGACAGCGTCGGTTGGCTGATCAGTGCACGTGTCCTGCAGGGCTTCGCCACGGGGATGGCGACGGCCGTGTTGAGCGCCACGCTGCTGGACACTGATCGCCAGCAGGGGCCGCTGATCAACAGCGTGGCACCCTTGATCGGCATGGCGCTGGGTGGCATGGGTTGCGGTTTGCTCGCCGAATTTGCCCCGGCTCCGTTACACCTGACGTATTGGCTGCTGCTCGTGTTGTTTGTGATGCAGGCGTTGTATGTCTGGCGTTTGCCGGAAACTGTCTCGCGTCAGCCAGGGGCATGGGCGTCATTGCGGCCCACCCTGCATGTGCCGGTTCAGGCGCGCTCAACCTTGTGGCGGGTGCTGCCGCTCAATACCGCCACCTGGGCGCTCGGTGGTTTTTACGCCTCCCTGGCGCCTTCGTTAGTGCGCACCGCCACGGGCTCGACTTCGAACCTGATTGGCGGCGCGACCGTTGCCGTACTGACATTGACCGGTGCTTCGATGATTTTCACCCTGCGCAATTGGCCTGCCGGCAGGGCATTACAGTTGGGGGCCGGTTCGTTGGCGACGGGGGTTGCCCTGATTCTCCTGGGGGCGCACGGTGCCAGTCTGCCGCTGTTCTTCCTTGGTACGCTGGTCGCCGGTTGTGGCTTTGGAGCCGGTTTCCTGGGGGCTTTGCGTAGCGTCGTGCCGTTGGCTTTGCCCCATGAGCGCGCCGGTCTGATGTCGGCGTACTACGTGCTCAGTTACCTGGCATTCTGCCTGCCGTCATTGCTGGCCGGTAACCTGGCCCGCACCTTTGGCCTGATGGCGACCACCGAGGGTTATGGGGTCGTGCTGATCCTCCTGGCCTTGGGTGCATGGCTGGCGCACTGGCTTCGGCGCTCTTCCGGCGCTTGCAGCGCTGCTGGCCAGCCATAG
- a CDS encoding cupin domain-containing protein has protein sequence MKIIRSKSFTGERAWAALDIANMNGITTRLHWTDQPYKWHINDGQEVFVVLDGQVQMRYREEGVEREALLEVGDIFYASVGTEHVAHPVGPARILVIETEGSV, from the coding sequence ATGAAGATCATCCGCAGCAAATCTTTTACTGGCGAGCGTGCCTGGGCCGCGCTGGACATTGCCAACATGAACGGCATTACCACGCGCCTGCACTGGACTGATCAGCCCTATAAATGGCACATCAACGACGGCCAGGAAGTGTTTGTGGTGCTCGATGGGCAAGTGCAGATGCGCTACCGCGAAGAGGGGGTCGAGCGCGAGGCACTGCTGGAGGTCGGAGACATTTTTTATGCGTCGGTGGGCACTGAACACGTGGCTCATCCCGTGGGGCCGGCGCGAATTCTGGTGATAGAAACAGAAGGCAGTGTGTGA
- a CDS encoding catalase family protein has protein sequence MLMTLWLRLGAFLGKTLLWLLGLGLLGWALITAWFAWQHRGPVSAQELIPDGEAAMTQDIIQTAVRIVDQHRDNTRYLRDAHAKAHGCVQAEVKVLPDLANDLRQGVFSEPGKTWQATMRLSNGNAYPQFDSIRDARGMAIKLLDVPGKQLLSDQTHRSEQDFVMFNHPNFFVSDVAEYRQNVAAQADGKKIMAFFPGWDPRTWEVRHLFIALKTLSPAPPSPTQAMYFSVSPYKFGEANAKFRVMPDPQSCPPYSLPAQNQKLPNFLRNALNQQLSTDRVPACFVLQIQRQDANKYMPIEDTSIEWSENDAPFQTVARINVPAQDFDTPALNLQCDNQSFNPWFGLEAHRPIGGINRLRKAVYEAVSDYRHARNAEQ, from the coding sequence ATGCTCATGACCCTCTGGCTGCGCCTGGGCGCATTTCTCGGCAAGACGCTGCTCTGGCTGCTGGGTCTTGGGCTGCTTGGCTGGGCGCTGATCACCGCGTGGTTTGCCTGGCAACACCGCGGCCCCGTATCGGCGCAAGAGCTGATTCCGGACGGCGAAGCGGCAATGACTCAGGACATCATCCAGACCGCCGTGCGCATCGTCGACCAGCACCGCGATAACACCCGATATCTGCGCGATGCTCATGCCAAGGCCCACGGCTGCGTTCAAGCCGAGGTCAAAGTGCTGCCGGACCTGGCGAACGATTTACGTCAGGGTGTGTTCAGCGAACCGGGCAAAACCTGGCAAGCGACGATGCGCCTGTCCAACGGCAATGCCTATCCGCAGTTCGACAGCATCCGCGATGCCCGGGGCATGGCGATCAAGCTGCTCGATGTGCCGGGCAAACAACTGCTGAGCGATCAAACACATCGAAGCGAACAGGACTTCGTGATGTTCAACCACCCGAACTTTTTCGTCAGCGATGTCGCCGAGTATCGTCAAAACGTCGCCGCTCAGGCCGACGGCAAAAAAATCATGGCCTTTTTTCCGGGTTGGGACCCGCGCACCTGGGAGGTTCGTCACCTGTTTATTGCGCTGAAGACCCTGTCACCCGCGCCGCCGAGCCCGACCCAGGCCATGTACTTTTCAGTTTCGCCTTACAAATTCGGTGAAGCCAACGCCAAGTTTCGTGTAATGCCCGACCCGCAAAGCTGCCCGCCCTACAGCTTGCCTGCGCAAAACCAGAAATTGCCGAACTTCCTGCGCAATGCGCTGAACCAACAGCTGTCGACAGATCGGGTACCTGCGTGTTTCGTCTTGCAGATCCAGCGCCAGGACGCAAACAAGTACATGCCGATCGAAGACACCAGTATTGAGTGGAGCGAGAACGATGCGCCCTTCCAGACCGTGGCACGCATCAACGTGCCTGCACAGGACTTCGACACGCCTGCGCTGAACCTGCAATGCGACAATCAGTCGTTCAACCCATGGTTTGGGCTTGAGGCTCATCGTCCTATCGGCGGCATCAATCGGTTGCGCAAAGCCGTTTACGAAGCCGTCAGCGATTACCGACACGCCCGCAACGCCGAACAGTAG
- the rdgC gene encoding recombination-associated protein RdgC, which yields MWFKNLLIYRLTQDLPVDAEALETALATKLARPCASQELTTYGFVAPFGKGEDAPLVHVSGDFLLISARKEERILPGSVVRDAVKEKVEEIEAEQMRKVYKKERDQIKDEIIQAFLPRAFIRRSSTFAAIAPKQGLILVNSASPKRAEDLLSTLREVIGTLPVRPLTVKMSPTATMTEWVTTQKAADDFFVLDECELRDTHEDGGIVRCKRQDLTSEEIQLHLSTGKVVTQLSLAWQDKLSFVLDDKMVVKRLKFEDLLQDQAEQDGGDEALGQLDASFTLMMLTFGDFLPALVEALGGEETPQGI from the coding sequence ATGTGGTTCAAGAACCTGCTTATCTATCGCCTGACCCAAGATCTGCCTGTTGATGCCGAGGCGTTGGAAACTGCACTGGCCACCAAACTGGCGCGTCCATGTGCAAGCCAGGAGTTGACCACCTACGGTTTCGTCGCGCCGTTCGGCAAGGGCGAAGATGCACCGCTGGTGCACGTCAGTGGCGACTTCCTGCTGATCAGCGCCCGCAAGGAAGAACGTATTCTGCCAGGCAGCGTCGTGCGTGACGCGGTCAAGGAGAAGGTCGAAGAGATCGAAGCCGAGCAAATGCGCAAGGTCTATAAAAAGGAACGCGACCAGATCAAGGATGAAATCATCCAGGCCTTCCTGCCGCGCGCCTTTATCCGCCGCTCCTCGACCTTCGCCGCCATCGCGCCGAAACAGGGCCTGATCCTGGTGAACTCGGCCAGCCCGAAACGTGCCGAAGACCTGCTGTCCACCCTGCGTGAAGTGATCGGTACCCTGCCGGTGCGCCCGCTGACGGTAAAAATGTCTCCGACCGCGACCATGACCGAGTGGGTCACCACCCAGAAAGCCGCGGACGATTTCTTTGTGCTGGACGAGTGCGAACTGCGCGACACCCACGAAGACGGCGGTATCGTGCGTTGCAAGCGTCAGGACCTGACCAGCGAAGAAATCCAGCTGCACTTGAGCACTGGCAAAGTCGTCACTCAGCTGTCGCTGGCCTGGCAGGACAAGCTGTCCTTCGTCCTCGACGATAAAATGGTGGTCAAGCGCCTGAAGTTCGAAGACCTGCTGCAAGACCAGGCGGAACAGGACGGTGGCGACGAAGCCCTGGGTCAACTGGATGCCAGCTTCACCCTGATGATGCTCACCTTCGGCGACTTCCTGCCGGCGCTGGTTGAGGCATTGGGTGGAGAAGAGACTCCGCAAGGGATCTAA
- a CDS encoding MFS transporter, translating into MSHPSQFTLLRTRRFLPFFVTQSLGAFNDNIFKQSLILAILYKLTIEGDRSIWVNLCALLFILPFFLFSALAGQFGEKFAKDALIRLIKLGEIVIMAVGAVGFLFDHLSLMLVALFAMGTHSALFGPVKYSILPQALREEELVGGNGLVEMGTFLAILAGTIGAGIMMSSSHYAPIVSMAIVGIAVLGYLASRGIPRAAATSPQMHLNWNIFSQSWATLKLGLGQTPAVSRSIVGNSWFWFVGAIYLTQIPAYAKEWMHGDETVVTLILTVFSVGIALGSMLCEKLSGRKVEIGLVPFGSFGLTVFGLLLWWHSGGIPDSVEGHGWLEILGFGHTWLVLIDILGLGIFGGFYIVPLYALIQSRTPENERARVIAANNILNALFMVVSAIVSIVLLSLVKLSIPQLFLVVSLLNIGVNAYIFKIVPEFTMRFMIWLLSHSMYRVEHRNLDLIPDEGAALLVCNHVSFVDALLIGGAVRRPIRFVMYYKIYNLPVLNFIFRTAGTIPIAGRQEDIQIYEKAFTRIAQYLKDGELVCIFPEGKLTADGEINEFKGGLKRILEETPVPVIPLALQGLWGSFFSRDPNKGLFRRLWSRVTLVAGPAVAAEVAEPARLQQLVGELRGAVR; encoded by the coding sequence ATGAGTCATCCCTCACAGTTCACCTTGCTGCGCACACGGCGTTTCCTGCCGTTTTTCGTGACACAGTCCCTCGGGGCGTTCAACGACAACATCTTCAAGCAGTCACTGATCCTCGCCATCCTCTACAAGTTGACCATCGAAGGTGATCGTTCGATCTGGGTCAATTTGTGTGCGCTGCTGTTCATTCTGCCGTTCTTTCTGTTTTCGGCACTGGCCGGGCAGTTCGGCGAGAAGTTCGCCAAGGATGCGCTCATCCGCCTGATCAAACTCGGCGAAATCGTCATCATGGCGGTTGGCGCGGTGGGTTTCTTGTTCGATCATTTGTCGCTGATGCTGGTGGCGCTGTTCGCCATGGGGACGCATTCGGCGCTGTTCGGGCCGGTGAAATACTCGATCCTGCCCCAGGCCTTGCGCGAAGAAGAGCTGGTGGGTGGCAACGGTCTGGTGGAAATGGGCACCTTCCTGGCGATCCTGGCCGGGACCATCGGCGCCGGGATCATGATGTCGTCCAGTCACTATGCGCCCATCGTTTCGATGGCCATCGTCGGTATTGCCGTCCTGGGTTACCTGGCCAGCCGCGGCATTCCACGGGCGGCCGCGACGTCGCCGCAGATGCACCTGAACTGGAACATTTTCAGCCAGTCCTGGGCCACCTTGAAGCTGGGCCTGGGGCAGACCCCGGCGGTGTCGCGCTCGATTGTCGGCAACTCATGGTTCTGGTTTGTCGGGGCGATCTATCTGACGCAAATCCCCGCCTATGCCAAGGAGTGGATGCACGGCGACGAGACGGTGGTGACGTTGATTCTGACGGTGTTCTCGGTGGGTATCGCCCTGGGCTCGATGCTGTGTGAGAAATTGTCCGGACGCAAAGTCGAAATTGGCCTGGTGCCATTCGGTTCTTTCGGGTTGACCGTATTCGGCTTGTTGCTGTGGTGGCATTCCGGCGGGATTCCGGACAGCGTCGAGGGCCATGGCTGGCTCGAGATTCTCGGCTTTGGCCACACCTGGCTGGTATTGATCGACATCCTCGGCCTGGGGATTTTCGGCGGTTTCTACATCGTGCCGCTGTACGCGCTGATTCAGTCGCGCACCCCCGAGAACGAGCGGGCGCGGGTCATTGCCGCCAACAACATTCTCAATGCGCTGTTCATGGTGGTGTCGGCGATTGTCTCGATCGTCTTGTTGAGCCTGGTCAAATTGTCGATTCCGCAGCTGTTCCTGGTGGTGTCGCTGCTGAACATCGGCGTCAATGCCTACATTTTCAAAATCGTTCCCGAATTCACCATGCGCTTCATGATCTGGCTGCTCAGCCATTCCATGTACCGCGTGGAGCATCGCAACCTGGATCTGATTCCTGATGAAGGCGCGGCACTGCTGGTGTGCAACCACGTGTCGTTCGTCGATGCCTTGCTGATTGGTGGGGCGGTGCGTCGGCCGATTCGCTTCGTGATGTATTACAAAATCTACAACCTGCCGGTGTTGAATTTCATCTTTCGCACGGCCGGGACGATTCCGATCGCGGGGCGCCAGGAAGACATCCAGATCTATGAAAAGGCCTTCACGCGCATTGCGCAGTATCTGAAGGACGGCGAACTGGTGTGCATCTTCCCCGAGGGCAAACTGACCGCCGATGGCGAGATCAACGAGTTCAAGGGCGGATTGAAGCGGATTCTCGAAGAGACACCGGTGCCGGTGATTCCGTTGGCCTTGCAGGGTTTGTGGGGAAGTTTCTTCAGTCGCGATCCGAATAAAGGATTGTTTCGCCGATTGTGGTCGCGGGTGACGTTGGTGGCCGGGCCAGCGGTGGCAGCGGAGGTGGCGGAGCCGGCCAGATTGCAGCAGTTGGTGGGGGAGTTGCGCGGGGCCGTTAGATAA